A region of Chloracidobacterium sp. DNA encodes the following proteins:
- a CDS encoding TlpA family protein disulfide reductase → MREYFKVLLLFVGFSVVFSTLTACDGMQAGNANLANGASKGNSSKSGNYPPVVSGIAEGAIHLLDGTKTKLSDHKGKVVILNLWGIWCGPCRDEMPHLQAIQKQYADQGLQVMGLNVGDHEGKAEPVENIKRFAEQMKIDYTLARVESPMINQFYLLSKQNSVPQTIIVDREGRLRGLFVGGGPRVYSEMKSAVEKTMNE, encoded by the coding sequence ATGAGAGAATATTTTAAAGTCCTTTTATTGTTTGTAGGTTTTAGCGTTGTTTTTTCGACTTTGACAGCCTGTGATGGAATGCAGGCAGGAAATGCAAATTTAGCTAATGGTGCCTCAAAAGGCAATTCAAGCAAAAGTGGAAATTATCCTCCGGTAGTTTCGGGTATTGCCGAGGGAGCAATTCATCTTCTCGACGGAACCAAAACAAAACTCTCCGATCACAAAGGTAAAGTGGTAATACTAAATCTGTGGGGCATTTGGTGCGGGCCGTGCCGCGACGAGATGCCGCATCTTCAGGCGATACAAAAGCAGTATGCAGATCAAGGACTTCAGGTCATGGGTCTAAATGTTGGCGACCATGAAGGCAAAGCCGAGCCGGTCGAGAATATTAAGCGGTTTGCTGAGCAAATGAAGATCGACTATACGCTTGCACGTGTCGAAAGCCCTATGATCAATCAGTTTTATCTTCTTTCTAAACAGAATTCCGTTCCGCAAACAATAATCGTTGACCGCGAAGGCCGTCTGCGAGGGCTTTTTGTTGGCGGCGGACCGCGTGTTTACAGCGAAATGAAGTCGGCCGTCGAAAAAACTATGAACGAGTAA